The following proteins come from a genomic window of Candidatus Eisenbacteria bacterium:
- a CDS encoding co-chaperone GroES: MKIRPLGDRILVKRIEEAEETRGGIIIPDTAKEKPMQGDVIATGPGRVLDDGKLQKMELKAGDRILMSKYAGTEVKIDGEDYLILREDDVLGIIQK, encoded by the coding sequence TGATCGCATCCTGGTCAAGAGGATCGAGGAAGCCGAGGAGACCCGCGGGGGCATCATCATCCCCGACACTGCGAAGGAGAAGCCCATGCAGGGGGATGTCATCGCGACCGGCCCGGGCCGTGTGCTCGATGATGGCAAGCTCCAGAAGATGGAATTGAAGGCCGGCGACCGGATCCTGATGAGCAAGTACGCCGGTACCGAGGTCAAGATCGACGGTGAGGATTACCTGATCCTGCGCGAGGACGACGTCCTGGGGATCATCCAGAAGTGA